From one Rhopalosiphum padi isolate XX-2018 chromosome 2, ASM2088224v1, whole genome shotgun sequence genomic stretch:
- the LOC132923392 gene encoding hormone receptor 4-like isoform X1, translating into MTQTLDKTRIMTLTSTPCDLSTMSLFQDLKLKRRKIDSRCSSDGESIADTSTSSPDVAGPASPSSRMDRSVPSPGLIISMDRMASSPECGSMTTDSGQDPNDVGEGVKVKEEMLDDLQPKDMIGTGYENGTVADNKTEPPSPSPSPSAVVTAALAAATAAAQHEQQQQRRESVVMTSPLSCVVKSATTPPPPQSLSSSSSSSSSLSPPLTWTTVTSQTNPPPLRCYTPSSVADSMSVTQQYQQRRQSVVTSVSSAFWNAGTQTSPASTAPGNASVATAAAASVLSVCRINGVRPELIGGAGFATTAAAATGNTDMKPPAAIPPRTTRSAPTVIMGEAGGVRTMIWSSPPCTVEQSTSPASTGCGSVPSTVSTPYWSSAATWSSNTSSASSPSPSPSAVSEESAAHLLLNLGVAAGHDVASVISHMPGLRPIGGQLQQTSVASGGNGGGGNVTGGGQQSFHVPLNMERLWAGDLSQLPVAATHQMHALNLTANTGPEWPMAGSNGDNKSAPVNAYHQMEEADEQEQPMVCMICDDRATGLHYGIITCEGCKGFFKRTVQNRRIYTCIAEGTCEITKAQRNRCQYCRFKKCIGQGMVLQAVREDRMPGGRNSGAVYNLYKVKYKKKRPPKNGQVKMEKSVTCTTASTMTTMKTENQDNNSTSMSTLVNGTILKTALTNPSEVVYLRQRLDNAVSSSRDRTFSIEATVNMIKNLVDCDEFQDIATLRNMEDLLEHNSDLSAKLMQIGDSIVYKLVQWTKRLPFYLELPVEVHTRLLTHKWHELLVLTTSAYQAIHGPQKIWNSTNMNGDRNEDSEFHQEVSHNLCILQNCLSSMMGKPITMDQLRQDVGVMVEKITHVTLMFRRVKLRMEEYVCLKVIIMLTQNNGNTTSELETIQERYTSCLKTYVEHTFPMQPNRLQDLLHRLPEIQSAASLLLESKMFYVPFLLNSTIRS; encoded by the exons ATGACACAGACGTTGGACAAAACAA GAATTATGACCCTAACAAGTACCCCGTGTGACCTGAGTACCATGAGTCTGTTTCAAGACCTGAAACTGAAGAGGCGCAAAATAGATTCAAGGTGCAGCAGTGACG GTGAGAGCATAGCGGACACGAGTACTTCATCACCAGACGTCGCTGGCCCGGCATCCCCATCAAGCCGAATGGACAGATCGGTACCGTCGCCCGGACTTATCATATCGATGGATAG aATGGCGTCGTCTCCGGAGTGCGGCAGCATGACCACGGACAGCGGGCAAGACCCGAATGACGTGGGAGAAGGCGTCAAGGTCAAAGAGGAGATGTTAGACGATCTGCAGCCGAAAGACATGATCGGGACGGGATACGAAAATGGGACGGTGGCCGATAACAAGACGGAACCACCGTCGCCGTCGCCATCACCTTCGGCGGTGGTCACAGCGGCGctggcggcggcgacggcggcagCGCAACACGAGCAGCAGCAGCAAAGGCGCGAGTCGGTGGTGATGACCAGCCCGTTGAGTTGTGTCGTCAAGTCGGCAacaacgccgccgccgccacagtcgttgtcgtcatcgtcgtcgtcgtcgtcgtcactaTCGCCACCCTTGACTTGGACGACGGTGACCTCTCAAACGAATCCGCCGCCGCTGAGGTGTTACACGCCCTCCTCCGTCGCCGACTCCATGTCGGTGACACAGCAGTACCAGCAGCGCCGGCAATCCGTCGTAACGTCCGTGTCATCGGCGTTTTGGAACGCGGGCACGCAGACGTCGCCCGCGTCCACGGCGCCCGGCAACGCGTCCGTGGCCACCGCGGCCGCAGCATCCGTGCTGTCCGTGTGTCGCATCAACGGCGTCCGGCCCGAGCTTATTGGCGGTGCGGGTTTCGCGACCACGGCTGCGGCTGCCACCGGCAACACCGACATGAAACCGCCCGCCGCCATACCCCCGCGGACCACCCGGTCTGCACCCACCGTCATTATGGGCGAAGCGG GTGGAGTGCGGACGATGATATGGTCCAGTCCACCCTGCACCGTGGAACAGTCTACGTCACCAGCCAGCACTGGCTGCGGTTCCGTACCGTCGACGGTCAGCACGCCGTACTGGTCATCCGCGGCCACGTGGTCGTCCAACACGTCGTCCGCGTCGTCCCCGTCGCCGTCACCCTCGGCGGTCAGCGAAGAGTCGGCCGCCCATCTGCTGTTAAACCTCGGCGTGGCCGCTGGTCATGATGTGGCGTCTGTCATCAGCCACATGCCCGGTCTCAGGCCCATTGGTGGTCAGCTGCAGCAGACATCTGTAGCCAGTGGTGGAAatggcggcggcggcaacgTCACCGGCGGTGGACAGCAGAGCTTTCACGTGCCGCTCAATATGGAACGGCTGTGGGCCGGCGACCTGTCCCAACTCCCGGTGGCCGCCACGCATCAGATGCACGCGCTCAACCTGACGGCCAACACGGGGCCCGAATGGCCGATGGCCGGTTCCAACGGCGACAACAAATCCGCACCTGTCAACGCTTACCACCAGATGGAGGAAGCCGATGAACAGGAACAACCCATGGTGTGCATGATCTGTGACGACCGAGCCACGGGTCTTCATTACGGCATCATCACTTGTGAAGG ATGCAAGGGGTTCTTTAAACGTACCGTCCAAAACCGGAGGATATACACGTGTATAGCTGAAGGCACTTGTGAAATAACAAAAGCTCAAAGAAACAGGTGTCAATATTGCCGGTTTAAGAAATGCATCGGTCAAGGAATGGTGTTGCAGG CCGTTCGAGAAGATAGAATGCCCGGTGGACGAAATTCCGGCGCTGTTTACAACTTATACAAG GTAAAGTATAAGAAGAAGAGGCCACCGAAGAACGGACAAGTCAAAATGGAGAAGTCCGTCACATGCACCACGGCCAGTACCATGACTACGATGAAAACGGAAAACCAGGATAATAACTCCACATCCATGTCGACTCTGGTTAACGGAACCATATTAAAGACTGCACTGACGAACCCCAGCGag GTCGTTTATCTCAGACAACGACTAGACAACGCCGTGAGTTCGTCAAGAGACCGTACGTTTTCGATCGAAGCTACGGTGAACATGATCAAGAACCTCGTAGACTGCGACGAGTTTCAAGATATTGCCACTCTGcgg AACATGGAGGACTTGCTCGAACACAATTCCGATTTGTCAGCCAAACTGATGCAGATCGGTGACTCAATCGTTTACAAACTGGTGCAATGGACCAAGCGTCTTCCGTTTTATCTCGAATTGCCCGTCGAA GTGCATACGAGACTTCTGACACACAAGTGGCATGAGCTATTAGTGTTAACCACTTCGGCGTACCAAGCAATACACGGGCCCCAGAAGATTTGGAACTCCACCAACATGAACGGTGACCGGAACGAGGATTCCGAATTCCACCAAGAG GTGTCTCATAATCTGTGCATATTACAAAACTGTCTGTCCTCGATGATGGGCAAACCCATAACGATGGACCAGCTCCGACAAGATGTTGGTGTTATGGTGGAGAAGATCACACACGTCACACTCATGTTCAGGAGGGTAAAGCTGCGAATGGAAGAGTACGTGTGCCTGAAAGTCATAATTATGTTGACACAGA
- the LOC132923392 gene encoding hormone receptor 4-like isoform X2 codes for MTLTSTPCDLSTMSLFQDLKLKRRKIDSRCSSDGESIADTSTSSPDVAGPASPSSRMDRSVPSPGLIISMDRMASSPECGSMTTDSGQDPNDVGEGVKVKEEMLDDLQPKDMIGTGYENGTVADNKTEPPSPSPSPSAVVTAALAAATAAAQHEQQQQRRESVVMTSPLSCVVKSATTPPPPQSLSSSSSSSSSLSPPLTWTTVTSQTNPPPLRCYTPSSVADSMSVTQQYQQRRQSVVTSVSSAFWNAGTQTSPASTAPGNASVATAAAASVLSVCRINGVRPELIGGAGFATTAAAATGNTDMKPPAAIPPRTTRSAPTVIMGEAGGVRTMIWSSPPCTVEQSTSPASTGCGSVPSTVSTPYWSSAATWSSNTSSASSPSPSPSAVSEESAAHLLLNLGVAAGHDVASVISHMPGLRPIGGQLQQTSVASGGNGGGGNVTGGGQQSFHVPLNMERLWAGDLSQLPVAATHQMHALNLTANTGPEWPMAGSNGDNKSAPVNAYHQMEEADEQEQPMVCMICDDRATGLHYGIITCEGCKGFFKRTVQNRRIYTCIAEGTCEITKAQRNRCQYCRFKKCIGQGMVLQAVREDRMPGGRNSGAVYNLYKVKYKKKRPPKNGQVKMEKSVTCTTASTMTTMKTENQDNNSTSMSTLVNGTILKTALTNPSEVVYLRQRLDNAVSSSRDRTFSIEATVNMIKNLVDCDEFQDIATLRNMEDLLEHNSDLSAKLMQIGDSIVYKLVQWTKRLPFYLELPVEVHTRLLTHKWHELLVLTTSAYQAIHGPQKIWNSTNMNGDRNEDSEFHQEVSHNLCILQNCLSSMMGKPITMDQLRQDVGVMVEKITHVTLMFRRVKLRMEEYVCLKVIIMLTQNNGNTTSELETIQERYTSCLKTYVEHTFPMQPNRLQDLLHRLPEIQSAASLLLESKMFYVPFLLNSTIRS; via the exons ATGACCCTAACAAGTACCCCGTGTGACCTGAGTACCATGAGTCTGTTTCAAGACCTGAAACTGAAGAGGCGCAAAATAGATTCAAGGTGCAGCAGTGACG GTGAGAGCATAGCGGACACGAGTACTTCATCACCAGACGTCGCTGGCCCGGCATCCCCATCAAGCCGAATGGACAGATCGGTACCGTCGCCCGGACTTATCATATCGATGGATAG aATGGCGTCGTCTCCGGAGTGCGGCAGCATGACCACGGACAGCGGGCAAGACCCGAATGACGTGGGAGAAGGCGTCAAGGTCAAAGAGGAGATGTTAGACGATCTGCAGCCGAAAGACATGATCGGGACGGGATACGAAAATGGGACGGTGGCCGATAACAAGACGGAACCACCGTCGCCGTCGCCATCACCTTCGGCGGTGGTCACAGCGGCGctggcggcggcgacggcggcagCGCAACACGAGCAGCAGCAGCAAAGGCGCGAGTCGGTGGTGATGACCAGCCCGTTGAGTTGTGTCGTCAAGTCGGCAacaacgccgccgccgccacagtcgttgtcgtcatcgtcgtcgtcgtcgtcgtcactaTCGCCACCCTTGACTTGGACGACGGTGACCTCTCAAACGAATCCGCCGCCGCTGAGGTGTTACACGCCCTCCTCCGTCGCCGACTCCATGTCGGTGACACAGCAGTACCAGCAGCGCCGGCAATCCGTCGTAACGTCCGTGTCATCGGCGTTTTGGAACGCGGGCACGCAGACGTCGCCCGCGTCCACGGCGCCCGGCAACGCGTCCGTGGCCACCGCGGCCGCAGCATCCGTGCTGTCCGTGTGTCGCATCAACGGCGTCCGGCCCGAGCTTATTGGCGGTGCGGGTTTCGCGACCACGGCTGCGGCTGCCACCGGCAACACCGACATGAAACCGCCCGCCGCCATACCCCCGCGGACCACCCGGTCTGCACCCACCGTCATTATGGGCGAAGCGG GTGGAGTGCGGACGATGATATGGTCCAGTCCACCCTGCACCGTGGAACAGTCTACGTCACCAGCCAGCACTGGCTGCGGTTCCGTACCGTCGACGGTCAGCACGCCGTACTGGTCATCCGCGGCCACGTGGTCGTCCAACACGTCGTCCGCGTCGTCCCCGTCGCCGTCACCCTCGGCGGTCAGCGAAGAGTCGGCCGCCCATCTGCTGTTAAACCTCGGCGTGGCCGCTGGTCATGATGTGGCGTCTGTCATCAGCCACATGCCCGGTCTCAGGCCCATTGGTGGTCAGCTGCAGCAGACATCTGTAGCCAGTGGTGGAAatggcggcggcggcaacgTCACCGGCGGTGGACAGCAGAGCTTTCACGTGCCGCTCAATATGGAACGGCTGTGGGCCGGCGACCTGTCCCAACTCCCGGTGGCCGCCACGCATCAGATGCACGCGCTCAACCTGACGGCCAACACGGGGCCCGAATGGCCGATGGCCGGTTCCAACGGCGACAACAAATCCGCACCTGTCAACGCTTACCACCAGATGGAGGAAGCCGATGAACAGGAACAACCCATGGTGTGCATGATCTGTGACGACCGAGCCACGGGTCTTCATTACGGCATCATCACTTGTGAAGG ATGCAAGGGGTTCTTTAAACGTACCGTCCAAAACCGGAGGATATACACGTGTATAGCTGAAGGCACTTGTGAAATAACAAAAGCTCAAAGAAACAGGTGTCAATATTGCCGGTTTAAGAAATGCATCGGTCAAGGAATGGTGTTGCAGG CCGTTCGAGAAGATAGAATGCCCGGTGGACGAAATTCCGGCGCTGTTTACAACTTATACAAG GTAAAGTATAAGAAGAAGAGGCCACCGAAGAACGGACAAGTCAAAATGGAGAAGTCCGTCACATGCACCACGGCCAGTACCATGACTACGATGAAAACGGAAAACCAGGATAATAACTCCACATCCATGTCGACTCTGGTTAACGGAACCATATTAAAGACTGCACTGACGAACCCCAGCGag GTCGTTTATCTCAGACAACGACTAGACAACGCCGTGAGTTCGTCAAGAGACCGTACGTTTTCGATCGAAGCTACGGTGAACATGATCAAGAACCTCGTAGACTGCGACGAGTTTCAAGATATTGCCACTCTGcgg AACATGGAGGACTTGCTCGAACACAATTCCGATTTGTCAGCCAAACTGATGCAGATCGGTGACTCAATCGTTTACAAACTGGTGCAATGGACCAAGCGTCTTCCGTTTTATCTCGAATTGCCCGTCGAA GTGCATACGAGACTTCTGACACACAAGTGGCATGAGCTATTAGTGTTAACCACTTCGGCGTACCAAGCAATACACGGGCCCCAGAAGATTTGGAACTCCACCAACATGAACGGTGACCGGAACGAGGATTCCGAATTCCACCAAGAG GTGTCTCATAATCTGTGCATATTACAAAACTGTCTGTCCTCGATGATGGGCAAACCCATAACGATGGACCAGCTCCGACAAGATGTTGGTGTTATGGTGGAGAAGATCACACACGTCACACTCATGTTCAGGAGGGTAAAGCTGCGAATGGAAGAGTACGTGTGCCTGAAAGTCATAATTATGTTGACACAGA